In the genome of Dermatobacter hominis, the window GATCCCGGAGTCGGCGTGACGGCCGTCCGCTCACCTCGCGCCCGCGACGCATCGGTGCACGCGCCCGGACGGGCGCGCACCCGGTCGACGGCCCGGCCGCTCCCCCAGGAGTCGGCCGGGCCGCGCCTCCGCCTGATCCGCCGCGACGGCGACCGGCGTCGCCGCGACATCGGCTGGCGGGCCACCGTCGCCCTCTGCGTCGTCGGCTCGTTCGCCGCGCTGGTCGCGTCGGTCGCCATCCAGAGCCAGCGGATCGCGCTCCAGGAGGAGGCGGACCGCGTGTCCGCCCGGACGGCCGTGGCGGAGGACCGCAACCGCGAGCTGCGCATCGCCGTCGTCCAGGCCGAGTCGCCCGAGCACGTGCTCGAGGTCGCCCGCGACGCCGGACTGGTCGAGCCCGGCCCGATCGCGGTCGTCCCCGCCGCCACGGTGCCCACCTCGACGCCGGCCCTCCCCGCGCCCCCGACCGACGACGGCGGAGCGACGACCGCGGCGCCGAGCACGATCCAGCCCACCGGGGCGACCCCGGCGAAGGCCGGATGACCGCTCGCCGACCCGGTCCCCGGCGCCCCTCGACGACCGGCCGGCGCTCGCCCGGCAGGGGATCCACCCGGGCCGCCGCACCTCGGCCCCGACCGCGGGCCCGCACCCGCAGCGCCGACCAGGCGGCGGACCTGATCCGGACCCGCCGTCGCCTCTGGGGCATGGTCGGCGCCTTCGGCGTGCTCGCCCTGCTCCCGCTGGTCAAGCTCGTCGGCGTCCAGTTCACCGACGCCTCGGCGCTCGCGGCCGAAGGGCTCGAGCAGCGCCAGCGCACCGAGACGATCCCCGCCCAGCGGGGCTCGATCCTCGACCGCAACGGCACCGAGCTGGCCATGTCGGTGCCCCGCACCACGGTGGCGGTGAGCAAGGTCCGCCTGGCCGAGGCCGGCATCGGCGACGACGCGATGCTGCGCGAGTTCGGCACCCGCCTGGCCACGCTGCTCCGGGTCGACCCGGCCCCGGTCGTCGAGGCGATCACCTCGGCGGCGCCCGACGCGAAGTGGGTCATGGTCGACCGGTACGCGGACGAGCAGGTCGCGAGGAAGGCCGCGCAGGCGCTCGCGGCGCAGGACATGGACGGCGTCCTCATGCTCGACCCGGCCTCGGAGCGGGTGCACCCGGGCGGCGAGTCCGGGGTGCGGGTGATCGGCACGGTCGGTCCCGACGGGCCCGGCCCCCGCGCCGGCGTCGAGGCCGCCTACGACGACGTGCTCGAGGGCACGCCGGGCAAGCAGGTGGTCGAGCGCGGCTCGCAGGGCGAGACGATCACCGACGGGTCGCGCGTGATCGAGGCGCCGCAGCCCGGCGAGGACGTGCAGGTGACCCTCGACCGCACCCTCCAGTACGAGACCGAGCAGATCCTGTCCAAGGGGTCCGCCAACGCCCGCGCCGCCGGCGGCATCGCGATCGTGGGGCGCCCCTCCACCGGCGAGCTCCTGGCCGTCGCCGGCGTCGAGCGCGACGAGGAGACGGGGGAGATGCACCTCTCCACCCGGCCGCTGGCGCTGTCGAACGCCTACCAGGCCGGCTCGGTGTTCAAGCTCGTGACCACCGCCGCGGCCTACGAGGCGGGCGTGATCGACGACCACTCGACGTTCTCCGTCGGGCCGACGATCCGCGTCTACGACCGGGAGTTCAGCGACAACGAGGTCCACCCGGTCGAGACGATGAACGTCGACCAGATCGTCGCCGAGTCGTCCAACGTCGGCACGATCCAGATCGCCCAGCGCCTCGGCGCCGAGAAGCTGCACCAGGCGCTCGTCGACTTCGGCTTCGGCCAGGTGTCCGCGCTCGGCCACCCCGCCGAGAGCGCGGGCCTGCTGCCCGACGTCGACTCGTGGACGCCGCCCGACACCGCGGCGGCGTCGATCGGCTCCTTCCAGTCGACGACCGTGCTGCAGCTCTGGTCGGCGTTCAACGTGATCGCCAACCAGGGCATCTACGTCCCGCCCCGGCTGGTCGAGGGGACGATCGGTCCGGACGGACGGCTCGACCCGGCGCGGGCGGCCGACACCCGACGGGTGGTCTCGGCGACCACGGCGGCCCGGGTGAGCCGGGCGCTGCAGGCCGTGGTCCAGGCCGGCACCGGCAAGCAGTGGAGCCTGCCGGGCTACCCGGTGGCGGCGAAGACCGGCACCGGTCGCATGCCCAGCCCCGAGAAGGTCGACGACGAGGACGCGTACATCTGGCCCGACGGGACCTACCACCACGTCACGACCTTCGCCGGGTACCTGCCGGCCGACCGCCCGCAGGTCTCGATCACCGTGATGCTGTTCGACACCGCCCAGGGCCTCACCGGCTCCACGTCGGCCGGCCCGGTGTTCAGCGACCTGGCCCGCCTGTCGATCCGGGAGCTCTCGATCGCCCCCACCGCCGACCCCGCGGCCACGACCGCGGCCGGCAGCACCGACGACGACGGCCTCGTCCGCTCGGTCCCCGCCGGCGAGACCGCCGCCGCCACCGACCGGGCGCTCGTGCCGACCACGACCGCTCCGTCCCGCTCGGGCAGCACCGGGACGACCAAGGGCGGCGCCGCGACCGCGAAGGGCGGCGGGACGGGGAAGGGCACCGGCTCGACCGGGGGCACGGGCTCGGGGGCCTCCACCCGTTCGGGCGCCACGTCGACCACCATTGCGTCCTCCGGACGGAGCACCGCCGCAGGGACGGGCTGACGGCCGGTGACCGACCGGTGGATGGACGGAGGCGGCGTGCGGAGCCCGGCATGAGCGAGACGACGGTGACGATCGCCGACGTGTCGGTCGCCGTCGGCGCGCGCCCGGCCGAGCCGTCCGGTGTCGACGACTCGACGCCCGTGGTGGCGGTGACACACGACTCCCGCCGGGTCGGGCCCGGCACGCTGTTCTGCTGCGTGGTCGGCGGCCGGGCCGACGGTCACGACTTCGCCCCCGCCGCGGTGGCCGCCGGCGCCGTCGCCCTGCTCGTCGAGCGGCACCTCGACCCCTCGACGCTGCCGCACCCGGTCGCGCAGCTGCTCGTCGACGACGTGCGCGCCGCCATGGCCCCGGCGGCGGCCGAGGTCTACGGCCACCCGGCCGAGCGCCTCCGGACCGTCGGGGTGACCGGCACCAACGGCAAGACGACGGTGGTGTCGACGATCGCCCACGTGCTGCGCTCCGCGGGGCGCGAGGTCGGTGCGATCGGGACGTTGACCGGCGCCCGCACGACGCCCGAGGCGACCGACCTCCAGGCGCAGCTCGCGCAGATGGTCGCCGACGGCGTCACCGACGTCGCCATGGAGGTGTCCTCGCACGCGCTGGTCCTGCACCGGGTCGACGCCATGACGTTCGACGTCGCCGTCTTCACGAACCTCGGCCAGGACCACCTCGACTTCCACGGGACGCCCGAGGCGTACTTCGCCGCCAAGGCCGTGCTGTTCGACCCGGGGCGCTCCCGGCGCGGGATCGTCGACGTCGACGACGTGCGCGGTCGCCTGCTCGTCGACGTGGCCCCCGCCGGGCACCCGATGGTCCCGGTGTCGCTGGCCGACGCCGGCGAGATCCGCTTCACGGTCGACGGGTCGAGCTTCACCTGGCGGGGCCGGCCGGTCACCTTCCCGCTGCCCGGCCGGCACAACGTCGCCAACGCGCTGCTGGCGGCCGAGGCCTGCGCCGCCCTGGGCGTCGACGACGACGACATCGCCGCCGCGCTGGCCGGGGTGCCGGCGGTGCCCGGTCGGTTCGAGGCCGTGCGGGCCGGGCAGTCCTTCGACGTCGTCGTCGACTACGCCCACACGCCCGACGCCCTCGAGGCGGTCCTCGAGGCCGCCCGGGAGCTGGCCGCGGGCCGGGTGCTCGTCGTGTTCGGGTGCGGTGGGGACCGGGACACCGCCAAGCGCCCGCGCATGGGCGAGGTGGCGTCCGCGGCTCGCCGACTCGGTCGTCCTCACCTCCGACAACCCCCGCTCCGAGGACCCGCTTCGCATCCTCGAGGAGATCCGGTCAGGATGCGCGGGTGAGCCCGTCGTCGAGCCCGACCGCCGTGCCGCCATCCGCACGGCCCTGTCCGCCGCCGGAGCCGGGGACGTCGTCGTGATCGCCGGCAAGGGCCACGAGCAGGGCCAGGACGTGGCCGGCGTCGTCACCCCGTTCGACGACCGCGCCGTCGCCGCCGAGGTCCTCGCCGAGCTGGACGCCGACGGACGGGGGAGCGCGACGTGATCCGCCTCGTCCTCGCCGCGGGCATCGCCACGCTCGTCGCGCTCGTCGGCACCAGGCTGCTCATCACCGCCCTCACGCGGCGCCACATCGGCCAGCCGATCCACGAGGACGTGCCCGAGGGCCACACCGTCAAGGCCGGCACCCCGACGATGGGCGGCATCGCCATCGTCGCCGGCGGCGTCTGCGGCTACCTGGCGTCGAACCTCTACGACGGCGTCTTCACCTGGACGGGCCTCGCCACGATGGGGGCGATCGCCGGCGCGGGCGGCGTCGGGTTCCTCGACGACTGGATCAAGATCGCCAACGAGCGGAACCTCGGGCTCAACAAGCGCTCCAAGACGCTGGGCCTGCTCGTCGTGGCGGTCGGCTTCGCGCTGGTCATCCTCTGGAAGACCAACGTCCACACGACGATCAGCTTCGGCCGCTTCGACGACCTCGGGTGGACGCTCGGCAAGTGGGTCTGGGTGATCTGGGCGGTGGTGGTGATCTTCGCCTCGTCGAACGCCGTCAACCTGACCGACGGGCTCGACGGGCTGGCGGCCGGGTCGGCGATCCTCGTCTTCTCCGCCTACGTGATCATCGGGTACTGGATCTTCCGCCACCCCGGCATGTACCAGATCAACGTCGGCCTCGACCTCGCCGTCGTCGCCGCCGCGATGATGGGGGCCTGCGCCGGGTTCCTCTGGTGGAACGCCGCGCCCGCGCAGATCTTCATGGGCGACACGGGGTCGCTGGCCATCGGCACGGGCCTCGCCGCGCTCGCGCTGAGCAGCTCGACCGTGATCCTCCTGCCGGTGCTCGGCCTGCTGTTCGTGATGGAGACGGTCTCGGTGATCATCCAGGTCGCCTCGTTCCGCACGACCGGCAAGCGGGTGTTCCGCATGGCCCCGATCCACCACCACTTCGAGCTCGGCGGATGGCCCGAGACGACGGTGATCGTCCGGGGCTGGATGCTGACCGGTGCGACGACCGCCGTGGGCCTCGGGCTCTTCTACCGGGAGTTCATCCGGGCCGGGGGCCTGGCATGAGCGAGCCGGCCGGCGGCGGCCTGCCCGAGCGGCGGCTCCTGCTGCACGGGCTCGGCATCACCAACGCCGCCGTCGCCCGGGCTGCGGTCGCGCACGGGCTCGAGG includes:
- a CDS encoding peptidoglycan D,D-transpeptidase FtsI family protein, whose product is MVGAFGVLALLPLVKLVGVQFTDASALAAEGLEQRQRTETIPAQRGSILDRNGTELAMSVPRTTVAVSKVRLAEAGIGDDAMLREFGTRLATLLRVDPAPVVEAITSAAPDAKWVMVDRYADEQVARKAAQALAAQDMDGVLMLDPASERVHPGGESGVRVIGTVGPDGPGPRAGVEAAYDDVLEGTPGKQVVERGSQGETITDGSRVIEAPQPGEDVQVTLDRTLQYETEQILSKGSANARAAGGIAIVGRPSTGELLAVAGVERDEETGEMHLSTRPLALSNAYQAGSVFKLVTTAAAYEAGVIDDHSTFSVGPTIRVYDREFSDNEVHPVETMNVDQIVAESSNVGTIQIAQRLGAEKLHQALVDFGFGQVSALGHPAESAGLLPDVDSWTPPDTAAASIGSFQSTTVLQLWSAFNVIANQGIYVPPRLVEGTIGPDGRLDPARAADTRRVVSATTAARVSRALQAVVQAGTGKQWSLPGYPVAAKTGTGRMPSPEKVDDEDAYIWPDGTYHHVTTFAGYLPADRPQVSITVMLFDTAQGLTGSTSAGPVFSDLARLSIRELSIAPTADPAATTAAGSTDDDGLVRSVPAGETAAATDRALVPTTTAPSRSGSTGTTKGGAATAKGGGTGKGTGSTGGTGSGASTRSGATSTTIASSGRSTAAGTG
- the mraY gene encoding phospho-N-acetylmuramoyl-pentapeptide-transferase is translated as MRLVLAAGIATLVALVGTRLLITALTRRHIGQPIHEDVPEGHTVKAGTPTMGGIAIVAGGVCGYLASNLYDGVFTWTGLATMGAIAGAGGVGFLDDWIKIANERNLGLNKRSKTLGLLVVAVGFALVILWKTNVHTTISFGRFDDLGWTLGKWVWVIWAVVVIFASSNAVNLTDGLDGLAAGSAILVFSAYVIIGYWIFRHPGMYQINVGLDLAVVAAAMMGACAGFLWWNAAPAQIFMGDTGSLAIGTGLAALALSSSTVILLPVLGLLFVMETVSVIIQVASFRTTGKRVFRMAPIHHHFELGGWPETTVIVRGWMLTGATTAVGLGLFYREFIRAGGLA